Proteins encoded by one window of Candidatus Eisenbacteria bacterium:
- a CDS encoding phosphatase PAP2 family protein encodes MRVVDTDLRGRGRPGVRMRRRSRAPARRAPRGEDRPMTAGLGLRAHPRLIEFFAVCAGLLLLSAAVLAFDLDLRVSSLFHDETSDPSWCGKGQALWDAVYRYGVWPANATAIGAALLAILSIFLARLRVHRRDCLLLVLTLLVGPGLLVNAILKEETGRPRPRDIVEFGGAEAFHPVGRIDLDGEGRAFPSGHASMGFYFTSVYLALRRNRRSGARAGARVALGGSLFAGGLLGLQRIAVGAHFLSDIIWSGGIVYLAALGLDSLLGKFRWATPAPPRPPTR; translated from the coding sequence TTGCGCGTCGTCGACACCGACCTCCGGGGACGCGGCCGGCCTGGCGTTCGCATGCGCCGCCGCTCGCGCGCTCCGGCCCGACGAGCCCCGAGGGGAGAGGATCGGCCCATGACCGCAGGCCTTGGCCTGAGAGCGCATCCCCGACTGATCGAGTTCTTCGCAGTGTGCGCAGGCCTCCTTCTCCTCTCGGCGGCGGTTCTCGCTTTCGACCTGGATCTGCGCGTATCGAGCCTGTTTCACGACGAGACGAGCGATCCGTCGTGGTGCGGAAAGGGGCAAGCGCTGTGGGATGCGGTCTATCGGTACGGCGTCTGGCCAGCCAACGCGACTGCCATCGGCGCCGCTCTCCTCGCGATCCTGTCGATCTTCCTTGCGCGGCTTCGCGTTCATCGTCGGGACTGCCTGCTCTTGGTCCTGACTCTCCTCGTGGGCCCCGGACTCCTGGTCAACGCCATCCTCAAGGAGGAGACGGGACGTCCCCGCCCGCGCGACATCGTCGAGTTCGGAGGAGCGGAGGCGTTTCATCCCGTGGGCCGGATCGATCTGGACGGGGAAGGGAGAGCCTTCCCGAGCGGGCACGCGTCGATGGGCTTCTACTTCACGAGCGTCTACCTGGCGCTTCGCAGGAACCGACGCTCAGGCGCGCGCGCCGGAGCGCGCGTTGCGCTCGGCGGCTCCCTCTTCGCGGGCGGTCTTCTCGGACTCCAGCGGATCGCCGTCGGAGCCCACTTCCTCTCCGATATCATCTGGTCCGGGGGGATCGTCTACCTTGCCGCCCTCGGCCTCGATTCGCTACTGGGCAAGTTCCGCTGGGCTACTCCGGCGCCCCCGCGTCCACCCACGCGATGA
- a CDS encoding succinate dehydrogenase iron-sulfur subunit, with the protein MKRTFRIWRTDPSDPAKGALKEYEIEVQEAWTVLDALNEIKWRHDGSLAFRRSCRHGICGSCAMTIDGKNTLACELQVSACKGKVVTVEPLRSFPVLRDLVVDQTDFFARYETVKPYLICSKQAPTDKERKQSPEDRKLIDGTWECILCGACTSSCPVYWSSSQFLGPAALLKAYRYVFDTRDEGFGDRLQALDSKHGLWRCHTIFNCVEACPKALNPTEAIVKLRRKVLTERI; encoded by the coding sequence ATGAAAAGGACCTTCCGGATCTGGCGGACGGACCCGAGCGATCCCGCCAAGGGCGCGCTCAAGGAATACGAGATCGAGGTGCAGGAGGCGTGGACGGTCCTGGACGCCCTCAACGAGATCAAGTGGCGCCACGACGGCTCGCTCGCTTTCCGCAGATCGTGCCGGCACGGGATCTGCGGCTCCTGCGCGATGACGATCGACGGGAAGAACACGCTCGCATGCGAGCTGCAGGTCTCCGCCTGCAAGGGGAAGGTCGTCACGGTGGAACCGCTCCGTTCCTTCCCGGTACTGCGCGATCTGGTCGTGGACCAGACCGACTTCTTCGCGCGCTACGAGACGGTCAAACCCTATCTCATCTGTTCGAAGCAGGCTCCGACCGACAAGGAGAGGAAGCAGAGCCCCGAGGATCGGAAGCTCATCGACGGGACCTGGGAGTGCATCCTCTGCGGCGCCTGCACGTCGTCGTGCCCCGTTTACTGGAGCAGCTCGCAGTTCCTGGGCCCGGCCGCCCTGCTCAAGGCCTACCGGTACGTCTTCGACACCAGGGACGAGGGGTTCGGCGACAGGCTGCAGGCGCTCGACAGCAAGCACGGCCTGTGGAGGTGCCACACGATCTTCAACTGCGTGGAGGCCTGTCCGAAGGCGCTCAACCCGACCGAGGCGATCGTGAAGCTGCGGCGGAAGGTCCTGACGGAGAGGATCTGA
- the sdhA gene encoding succinate dehydrogenase flavoprotein subunit, which produces MIAPSERHRHDVVVVGAGIAGLYAALKASEHFDTAVLSKVFPTRSHSGAAQGGCAASLGNMQEDNWEWHLFDTVRGSDYLGDQDAQEVLVREAVPVMYEMEHLGVPFSRTPDGKIAQRPFGGHYADFGKGDIARSCYAADRTGHAQLHTLYEQCVKRGVRFYTEFYVTQLIVRDGACLGVVAWDLTNGGLHIFHSRATMLATGGYARAWQITTNAHANTGDGLSHILRAGLPLEDMEFVQFHPTGLYPHGILISEAARGEGGYLVNDKGERFMERYAKAKMELAPRDVVSRAEQTEIDEGRGIGGRPYLFCDLRHLGAAKIHEVLPQIHELALKFCGVDCVKDPIPIQPTAHYSMGGIPTGLDTAVYADEKKTPVPGLFASGECACVSVHGANRLGTNSTLECAVYGRLGGIAMVDWLRAQRSEPPPLPEGPDAASRAEIEHLFSGGGGESDAEIRQALQVGMTARCGIYRNAADLEKQLAEVKSLRERYGKVRVSDRSLRVNTELIEAIELGHMLDFSLTIVTGAIARKECRGAHWRTDHPWRDDKDWLKHTFSWLEENGSVRLAYRPVTITRFQPQERKY; this is translated from the coding sequence ATGATCGCCCCGAGCGAGCGCCACCGGCACGACGTGGTGGTTGTGGGCGCCGGCATCGCCGGACTCTACGCCGCCTTGAAGGCGAGCGAGCACTTCGACACCGCGGTCCTCTCCAAGGTTTTCCCGACCCGCTCCCACTCGGGCGCCGCCCAGGGAGGGTGCGCCGCGTCGCTGGGGAACATGCAGGAGGACAACTGGGAGTGGCACCTCTTCGACACGGTTCGCGGCAGCGACTATCTCGGCGACCAGGACGCGCAGGAAGTCCTGGTCCGCGAGGCGGTCCCCGTCATGTATGAGATGGAGCATCTGGGAGTCCCGTTCTCGAGGACCCCGGACGGGAAGATCGCGCAGCGTCCCTTCGGCGGGCACTACGCGGACTTCGGGAAGGGGGACATCGCGCGCTCCTGCTACGCGGCCGACCGCACCGGTCACGCGCAGCTCCACACGCTCTATGAGCAGTGCGTCAAGCGCGGCGTGCGCTTCTACACCGAGTTCTACGTGACCCAGCTCATCGTGAGAGACGGCGCGTGTCTCGGTGTCGTCGCGTGGGACCTGACCAATGGCGGGCTCCATATCTTCCATTCGCGGGCAACGATGCTGGCTACCGGCGGCTACGCCCGCGCCTGGCAGATCACTACGAACGCGCACGCGAACACGGGCGACGGCCTCTCGCACATCCTGCGCGCGGGCTTGCCGCTCGAGGACATGGAGTTCGTCCAGTTCCATCCTACGGGGCTCTACCCGCATGGGATCCTGATTTCCGAGGCTGCACGCGGCGAGGGCGGCTATCTCGTGAACGACAAGGGCGAGCGCTTCATGGAGCGCTACGCGAAAGCCAAGATGGAGCTGGCGCCCCGAGATGTAGTCTCTCGCGCGGAGCAGACCGAGATCGATGAGGGGCGCGGGATCGGTGGAAGGCCGTATCTGTTCTGCGATCTGCGCCACCTGGGCGCGGCCAAGATCCACGAGGTCCTTCCGCAGATTCATGAGCTGGCGCTCAAGTTCTGTGGCGTCGATTGCGTGAAGGACCCGATACCGATCCAGCCGACGGCCCACTACTCGATGGGCGGAATCCCGACCGGGCTGGACACCGCGGTCTATGCCGACGAGAAGAAGACGCCCGTTCCCGGCCTCTTCGCCTCCGGCGAGTGCGCCTGCGTTTCAGTCCACGGCGCGAATCGACTGGGGACCAACTCGACCCTGGAGTGCGCGGTCTATGGGCGCCTCGGCGGGATCGCGATGGTCGACTGGCTGCGCGCGCAGCGGAGCGAGCCGCCGCCCCTCCCCGAAGGCCCGGATGCGGCCTCGCGCGCCGAGATCGAGCATCTCTTCTCCGGAGGGGGCGGGGAGTCGGACGCCGAGATACGGCAAGCGCTGCAGGTCGGCATGACGGCCCGCTGCGGCATCTACAGGAACGCCGCCGATCTGGAGAAGCAGCTCGCCGAGGTGAAGAGCCTCCGCGAGCGTTACGGCAAGGTCCGCGTGTCGGACAGGAGCCTTCGCGTCAACACGGAGCTGATCGAGGCCATCGAGCTCGGCCACATGCTCGACTTCAGCCTCACCATCGTGACGGGAGCGATCGCGCGAAAGGAATGCCGCGGAGCGCACTGGCGCACCGATCATCCGTGGCGCGACGACAAGGACTGGCTCAAGCACACTTTCAGCTGGCTGGAGGAGAACGGAAGCGTGCGGCTGGCCTATCGGCCGGTCACGATCACCCGCTTTCAGCCTCAAGAGCGGAAGTACTAG
- the sdhC gene encoding succinate dehydrogenase, cytochrome b556 subunit — MATTQLAFIFTISFPSEYGVEETPRQGHDLCAARVDAASARGQAGGTMRYRWHLGYVAWILNRVTGIAITAYLAIHIWVIHHLTQGPEGFDKVMGFVQQPLFKLGEIGLLGIILYHAMNGIRILIVEWGRGALYQKKLFWWVMAIGVALFIFGAYPILLSAFHGGGHSIGEVIR; from the coding sequence ATGGCCACAACGCAGCTTGCGTTCATCTTCACGATTAGTTTCCCGAGCGAATACGGAGTTGAAGAGACCCCGCGGCAAGGGCATGATCTATGCGCTGCTCGTGTTGACGCGGCGTCGGCGCGGGGACAAGCGGGAGGGACGATGCGCTACCGTTGGCATCTCGGATACGTGGCCTGGATCTTGAACCGGGTCACGGGGATCGCGATCACCGCGTACCTCGCGATCCACATATGGGTGATCCATCACCTCACGCAGGGGCCTGAGGGCTTCGACAAGGTGATGGGATTCGTCCAGCAACCCCTCTTCAAGCTCGGCGAGATCGGACTGCTCGGGATCATCCTCTATCATGCGATGAACGGCATCCGGATCCTGATCGTCGAGTGGGGACGGGGGGCGCTCTACCAGAAGAAGCTCTTCTGGTGGGTGATGGCGATCGGGGTCGCGCTCTTCATCTTCGGCGCCTATCCGATTCTGCTCTCGGCTTTTCATGGCGGCGGCCATTCGATCGGGGAGGTGATCCGATGA
- a CDS encoding fructose-bisphosphate aldolase class II has protein sequence MPLLPMRVLLDHAAEHGYGVGAFNVNNMEQIQAIMAAAQKTESPVIIQASRGARSYSQDNYLRHLMLAAAELYPAIPVAMHQDHGTSPEVCFSAIEQGFTSCMMDGSLLEDGKSPAPYSYNVETTRKVVEYAHRRGVTVEGELGTLGGIEDGHGAGLTGDEALAHLTDPAQAEQFVAETGVDALAVAIGTSHGAYKFKQRPTGEVLKIGIIKEIHRRLPNCHMVMHGSSSVPKELIDIINRYGGQIPETYGVPVEEIQEGIRNGVRKINVDTDNRLAITGAIRKVFAEKPAEFDPRSYLKPAREAMQRVCEERMIAFGQAGHAGGIKVVSLDDMARRYVTMGR, from the coding sequence ATGCCGCTCTTACCGATGCGAGTGCTTCTTGATCACGCCGCCGAGCATGGATACGGGGTGGGCGCCTTCAACGTCAACAACATGGAGCAGATCCAGGCCATCATGGCCGCCGCGCAGAAGACGGAGTCGCCAGTCATCATCCAGGCGTCGCGCGGGGCGCGCTCCTACTCCCAGGACAACTACCTGCGGCATCTGATGCTCGCGGCCGCCGAACTCTATCCGGCGATTCCGGTCGCGATGCATCAGGACCACGGCACGAGCCCTGAGGTCTGCTTCTCGGCGATCGAGCAGGGATTCACGAGCTGCATGATGGACGGCTCGCTTCTCGAGGACGGCAAGTCGCCGGCCCCCTACTCCTACAATGTGGAGACCACGCGCAAGGTGGTGGAGTATGCCCACAGGCGGGGCGTGACGGTGGAGGGAGAACTCGGAACGCTGGGCGGGATCGAGGACGGACACGGCGCGGGGCTCACCGGGGACGAGGCGCTCGCTCATCTCACCGACCCGGCGCAGGCGGAGCAGTTCGTCGCGGAGACAGGCGTGGACGCGCTCGCGGTCGCCATCGGAACGAGCCACGGCGCCTACAAGTTCAAGCAGCGCCCGACCGGCGAGGTCCTGAAGATCGGCATCATCAAGGAGATCCATCGCAGGCTCCCGAACTGCCACATGGTGATGCACGGCTCATCGAGCGTGCCGAAGGAGCTGATCGACATCATCAATCGATACGGCGGACAGATCCCCGAAACCTATGGAGTTCCCGTGGAGGAGATCCAGGAGGGGATCCGAAACGGCGTCCGCAAGATCAACGTAGACACCGACAATCGCCTGGCGATCACCGGCGCGATCCGCAAGGTCTTCGCGGAGAAGCCGGCCGAGTTCGACCCGCGCTCCTATCTGAAGCCGGCGAGGGAGGCGATGCAGAGAGTCTGCGAGGAGCGAATGATCGCCTTCGGCCAGGCGGGACACGCGGGCGGGATCAAGGTCGTCTCCCTCGATGATATGGCGCGCCGCTACGTGACGATGGGGCGCTAG
- a CDS encoding TldD/PmbA family protein encodes MHTDIKKLFREVAPAVDFCSLRVLREASEQLMVRHEIPQPVVFREDIGGMVTVIDRGGLGYAATSDLSREGLRRAVEDATEWAKRSAGRAVTNFTAIEQPHPTGHYETPVRAPWQSMPMAQKMDILRQECKRLRTEEKIVDSVASFWYTEAESRFIAADGSEATQRLFHLIPVLSATANKGTETQTRTLGGRGYCQQGGLEVLETVRFRELAPQIATEALALLDAPNCPSGKLDLLLDPDQMILQIHESIGHPLELDRILGDERNYAGTSFVTPEMIGTYQYGSKLLNITFDPSRREQFATYGFDDEGQPAKREFIIKDGILVRALGGTTSRGRSGIPGVANARASGWNRPPIDRMANLNLEPGDSTLEQMIAAVEDGVYMKANRSWSIDDSRNKFQFGCEWARRIEKGKLTTLLKNPNYRGISATFWRNLKLVANASTLQIMGTPYCGKGEPNQMVRVGHAAPACLFAGVDVFGGE; translated from the coding sequence CTGCACACCGACATCAAGAAGCTGTTCCGGGAGGTGGCTCCCGCTGTCGACTTCTGCTCGCTGCGCGTGCTCCGGGAGGCGAGCGAGCAACTCATGGTCCGCCACGAGATCCCGCAGCCGGTCGTCTTCCGCGAGGACATCGGGGGGATGGTGACGGTCATCGACCGCGGAGGCCTCGGTTATGCCGCGACAAGCGATCTATCCAGGGAGGGACTGCGGCGGGCGGTCGAGGATGCGACCGAGTGGGCCAAGCGCAGCGCCGGGCGCGCGGTCACGAACTTCACGGCCATCGAGCAGCCTCACCCCACGGGCCACTACGAGACGCCGGTCCGCGCGCCGTGGCAATCGATGCCGATGGCGCAGAAGATGGACATCCTGCGGCAGGAGTGCAAGCGCCTGCGGACGGAAGAGAAGATCGTCGATAGTGTCGCATCCTTCTGGTACACGGAGGCCGAGAGCCGGTTCATCGCCGCCGACGGCAGCGAGGCGACGCAGAGGCTCTTCCACCTGATCCCCGTTCTGAGCGCCACCGCCAACAAGGGGACCGAGACGCAGACGCGCACGCTCGGCGGGCGCGGATACTGCCAGCAGGGCGGCCTTGAGGTTCTCGAGACGGTCCGCTTCCGCGAGCTGGCGCCGCAGATCGCGACCGAGGCTCTGGCCCTGCTCGATGCGCCCAACTGCCCGTCGGGCAAGCTCGATCTCCTTCTCGATCCCGATCAGATGATCCTGCAGATCCACGAGTCGATCGGGCATCCGCTCGAGCTGGACCGGATCCTGGGAGACGAGCGCAACTACGCGGGGACGAGCTTCGTCACGCCCGAGATGATCGGCACCTATCAGTACGGGTCGAAGCTACTGAACATCACGTTCGATCCCTCGCGCAGGGAGCAGTTCGCGACCTACGGATTCGACGACGAGGGGCAGCCGGCGAAGCGCGAGTTCATCATCAAGGACGGGATCCTCGTGCGCGCCCTCGGCGGGACGACCTCGCGCGGCCGCTCCGGGATTCCCGGCGTGGCGAACGCGCGCGCATCGGGCTGGAACCGCCCGCCGATCGACCGGATGGCGAATCTCAACCTGGAGCCGGGCGACTCGACGCTCGAGCAGATGATCGCCGCCGTGGAGGACGGCGTCTACATGAAGGCGAACCGCTCCTGGTCGATCGACGACTCGCGCAACAAGTTCCAGTTCGGCTGCGAGTGGGCCAGGCGGATCGAGAAGGGGAAACTCACGACCCTCCTCAAGAACCCGAACTACCGCGGGATCTCGGCGACCTTCTGGCGAAACCTCAAACTGGTCGCCAACGCCTCCACCCTGCAGATCATGGGGACCCCCTATTGCGGCAAGGGGGAGCCGAATCAGATGGTCCGCGTGGGGCATGCCGCGCCTGCCTGCCTCTTCGCTGGCGTTGACGTCTTCGGAGGAGAATGA
- a CDS encoding TldE/PmbA family protein — translation MQQAFYELADHLTSLMRGGEVYTCYFSGEVSDFVRFNKSAIRQPGRVTQRHLFIDLISGSRHASGTIGLSGDPAADKGRVADLAQKLRDAIPHLPEDPHLLYSTEVRSGERIQESTLPSPAEATDAILAAGRGRDLVGIYAAGGIFAGFANSFGQRNWYANHSFNFDWSFYHAGDKAVKCSYAGFAWDQKAFETKVAEAARQLEVLALPPKVIQPGKYRVYLTPNALYELLGTLCWSGFGLKDNKTRQSCFLKMIDGEARLHESVTILENTAKGVAPDFQAQGFIKPPHVALIEKGRYANSLASPRSAKEYGVPTNGASDIEMPESLDMQPGTIPAAEALSRLGTGVYVSNLWYLNYSDRPACRITGMTRFATLWVENGKIAAPLSVMRFDETTYRMLGEKLVGLTDRTEMILDAYTYESRSVGSGRVPGALIEDFTFTL, via the coding sequence ATGCAACAGGCGTTCTATGAGCTTGCCGATCACTTGACGTCCCTGATGCGCGGGGGCGAGGTCTACACCTGCTACTTCTCGGGCGAGGTCTCCGATTTCGTCCGCTTCAACAAGAGCGCGATCCGGCAGCCGGGCCGCGTGACCCAGCGCCACCTGTTCATCGATCTGATCTCGGGATCGCGGCATGCCTCCGGCACGATCGGATTGTCCGGCGACCCGGCCGCAGACAAGGGCAGGGTCGCCGACCTCGCGCAGAAGCTGCGCGACGCGATTCCGCATCTTCCCGAGGATCCGCACCTGCTCTATTCGACCGAGGTCCGCTCGGGCGAGCGGATCCAGGAGAGCACGCTCCCCTCCCCCGCGGAGGCCACGGACGCGATCCTCGCGGCCGGGCGGGGGCGCGACCTGGTGGGGATCTATGCGGCCGGCGGGATCTTCGCAGGCTTCGCAAACTCCTTCGGTCAGCGGAACTGGTACGCGAATCACAGCTTCAACTTCGACTGGAGCTTCTATCACGCGGGCGACAAGGCGGTGAAGTGCTCCTACGCGGGCTTCGCCTGGGACCAGAAGGCCTTCGAGACCAAGGTCGCCGAGGCGGCGCGGCAGCTCGAGGTTCTCGCGCTGCCCCCCAAGGTGATCCAGCCGGGGAAGTACCGCGTCTATCTGACCCCCAACGCCCTCTACGAGCTCCTCGGGACGCTCTGCTGGAGCGGGTTCGGGCTCAAGGACAACAAGACCCGGCAGAGCTGCTTCCTCAAGATGATCGACGGCGAAGCGCGTCTTCACGAATCGGTCACGATCCTCGAGAACACGGCCAAGGGAGTCGCTCCCGACTTCCAGGCGCAGGGGTTCATCAAGCCCCCGCATGTGGCGCTGATCGAGAAGGGACGCTACGCCAATTCGCTGGCCTCGCCCCGCTCGGCCAAGGAGTACGGGGTCCCGACGAATGGGGCCTCCGACATCGAGATGCCCGAGTCGCTCGACATGCAGCCCGGGACGATCCCCGCGGCGGAGGCGCTCTCGCGTCTCGGCACGGGCGTCTACGTCAGCAATCTCTGGTACCTGAACTACTCCGACCGGCCGGCGTGCAGGATCACAGGGATGACCCGCTTCGCGACCCTCTGGGTCGAGAACGGCAAGATCGCCGCGCCGTTATCGGTCATGCGCTTCGACGAGACCACCTACCGGATGCTGGGCGAGAAGCTGGTCGGCCTCACCGATCGGACCGAGATGATCCTCGACGCGTACACGTACGAGTCGCGGTCGGTGGGAAGCGGCAGGGTCCCCGGCGCGCTGATCGAGGACTTCACGTTCACGCTCTGA
- a CDS encoding MBL fold metallo-hydrolase, with protein sequence MRICSLASGSSGNATYIASERTSILVDCGTSAREVEARLASIEVDPAEIDAILITHAHTDHYRCAGTLNARYGIPVHVDPSTARAIRSRDRWTSWKRLRETMPIPDHVGDIEVRALDTSHGFPARDGRTVAYLFKNRGRRVGVVTDLGKPTRGLVAALKGVDAIVLEANYDEEVLRDKLSDPGFAGDWRYLEWVASEMGHLSNSQCAQILSEILDDGSAHVFIGHVSENHHDPRQDNNESEHAMRVIRGLLARDGLPAPHLHRTYRIGRDASKASRVIVV encoded by the coding sequence GTGAGAATCTGCTCGCTCGCAAGCGGGAGCTCCGGAAACGCGACCTACATCGCTTCCGAGAGGACTTCGATCCTCGTGGACTGCGGGACCTCCGCCCGCGAGGTCGAGGCGCGGCTCGCCTCGATCGAGGTCGATCCTGCGGAGATCGACGCGATTCTGATCACTCACGCCCACACCGATCACTACCGATGCGCCGGGACGTTGAACGCCCGCTATGGGATCCCCGTCCACGTCGATCCATCGACCGCGAGGGCGATCCGGTCGCGCGACCGCTGGACATCCTGGAAGCGACTCCGCGAGACGATGCCGATCCCCGACCATGTCGGAGACATCGAGGTCCGCGCGCTCGACACGTCCCACGGCTTCCCGGCGCGCGACGGAAGGACCGTCGCCTATCTCTTCAAGAACCGGGGGAGAAGGGTCGGCGTGGTGACCGACCTCGGCAAGCCGACCCGCGGGCTGGTCGCGGCGCTGAAAGGAGTGGACGCGATCGTCCTCGAGGCGAACTACGACGAGGAGGTCCTTCGCGACAAGCTCTCCGATCCGGGCTTCGCGGGCGACTGGCGCTACCTCGAGTGGGTGGCGAGCGAGATGGGGCACTTGTCGAACAGCCAGTGCGCGCAGATCCTGAGCGAGATTCTCGATGATGGCTCCGCGCATGTCTTCATCGGCCACGTCAGCGAAAACCACCACGACCCCCGCCAGGACAACAACGAGTCGGAGCACGCGATGCGGGTCATCCGCGGCCTGCTCGCGCGCGACGGGCTTCCCGCCCCTCACCTTCATCGCACCTACAGGATCGGGAGGGACGCGAGCAAGGCGAGCCGGGTGATTGTGGTGTGA